GAAGCGCAAGATCGTGAAGCTCGAACACATGCGAGTCGCCGTCAAGAGGCATCGCCCGACCAGCGATTTCCTTTTGGATGAGCTTCCCGTGCCCTCTCAGCCGTCCGATCATCAGCCTACTGATCGAAGCAGCTCGCGCACCGTTTCCCATGCTCCAGCTCCGGCTAGACGAGATCGGAACCGCTCTCGCGCCGTTTCCGATAAACCAGCTCCAGCTGGCACTCGCCGGATCGATCACTTCTTTCGGACAAAAGAAATCCCGATTCAGACCGAACAATCCCTAATTGAGACCGAGGAAGCTTCAATTGAGATCGATGAAGCCCCCATTGAGACCGACGAAGGTCCAATTGAGACCGATGAAGCTTCAATAGAGACCGACGAAGCTTCAATAGAGACCGACGAAGGTCCAATTGAGACCGGTGAAGGGCCAATTGAGACCAACGAGTCCTAGATCTTCGTTCGTTCTTTGCCTGTCGTAAAGAAGCAAAATCATTTTGTTTGGTCAAGTTGTAATTGTGAGAAACCAATGGAAAATATCTGATGGACACAAGGAGATtaattctaatttttctttataatcaattttctatttttccta
The window above is part of the Prunus dulcis chromosome 1, ALMONDv2, whole genome shotgun sequence genome. Proteins encoded here:
- the LOC117615337 gene encoding dr1-associated corepressor, with translation MAEEQNVAREEDNIAGEEKAEQAEENAEQAEENAEQEEDDPEKAVENAAVKEKAKVAQEEENAEPIRSENSQIRPEFPNTRVKRIMKLDRGINKVNSEALLLVSCSAQLFLEFLAERSAEVATEKKRKIVKLEHMRVAVKRHRPTSDFLLDELPVPSQPSDHQPTDRSSSRTVSHAPAPARRDRNRSRAVSDKPAPAGTRRIDHFFRTKEIPIQTEQSLIETEEASIEIDEAPIETDEGPIETDEASIETDEASIETDEGPIETGEGPIETNES